The stretch of DNA ATCCAACAACTCCACCCAGGACAACCATAATTATTGGTTCAAGGGCATTGGTAAGGTTTTCAACTGCTTGGTCAACCTCAGCATCATAAAAATCTGCCACCTTTGAAAGCATATCATCAAGTCCACCAGATGCCTCACCAATTGCAATCATCTGTGTCACCATCGGCGGGAACACCGCGGTCTTGGAAAGAGGATCAGCAATATTTTCTCCACCCTTTATAGAAACCCTTGCTTTCAATATTGCATCTTCAATAACCCAGTTGCCGGCACTCTTTGCTGTAATCTCAAGGGCATCAATAATTGGCACACCGCTAGAGAGCAAGGTAGAAAGAGTCCTTGAAAATCTTGCAATCGCCTGTTTTTTTATCAAATCTCCAAATACTGGCGTTTTCAAAAATAATGGGTCCAATGCCTTGGCACCGGATTCTGTCTTATGCCACCTGCGGATGATCGTGAATAATAGTATTAATCCGATGAGTAATGGCAATGCGGCGACTTTCATAAAATTTGAAATCCTGATAACGAGCTGCGTCATTGCGGGCAGTTCCCTTCCTACCCCTTCATACATTCTTGCAAAGATAGGAATCACAAATATCAATAGAACAGCAATTGCGCCCACTGCTACCACACTGATGATTGCAGGATATATCATAGCGCCGCGTATTTTTCTCTGCAATGCTACGGTTTTTTCGAGATATGTTGCCAGACGCTGGAGAATGGTATCAAGTGCACCGCCGGTCTCACCCGACTCAACCATATTCACATAGAGATTATCAAATGCCTTGGGTTGGCGTCTTAAAGCATCTGCGAGAGAAAGACCTCCTTCAACATCGGTACGAACTTCATCAAGTACCCTTTTTAAACCCGCGCTTTCGGTCTGTTTTGAAAGAATTTCAAGGCAATTAAGCAAGGGCAAACCCGCACCTAACATTGTAGCAAATTGCCTTGTGAATACCGATAGTGCCCTTTTTGAGATGCGTCCTCCAAAAAGTGCAAATCCCTTTTTTTCTTCTTTTATTTTAATTGAAGTTGGAATTATTTTCTTCTGGCGTAGTGCTGCAACAACATCAGCCTGTGATTGAGCTGTCAATTCACCACTGGCTGATGCCCCTGTTGCTGTCCTGCCTTTCCATACAAAAGTTGGCATAATACCTCCTATTTATATGATACTTGGTTAAAAACCTAAAATTAACCAGTTAACCATCATATCCCTATCCTAAGACTGGTGATTTTTGTTCAACCATATGTTCAAATTCTTCAATGTTCGGAGAATAATCAAATGCAGTCTCAAGAGTAATTAGTCTTTTCGCATATAGATTATACAATGCCTGATTCATAGTCTGCATTCCATACTTTTGTCCGGATTGAATCATTGAATAAATCTGATGCTCTTTGCCATCGCGAATAAGTGCCCTTATTGCGGGAGTAGCAACCATTACCTCCGCAGCAAGCACCCGCCCACCCCCAATCTTGGGAAGCAATTGTTGAGTCACCACACCTTCAATGACAAAGGCAAGTTGAGAACGGACCTGCCCCTGTTGATGGGATGGAAAGATATCTATTATTCTGTGAATTGATTCTGCGGCTGAATTTGTGTGGAGTGTAGCAAGGGTTAAATGTCCGGTTTCAGCAATTGTAAGAGTAATTGCTATGGTTTCCAGGTCACGCATTTCACCTACCATAACCACATCCGGGTCCTCCCGCAAAACATATTTCAATGCATTGGCAAACGATTTTGTATCACTTCCCACCTGTCTCTGATTTACAATCGCTTTCTTATGACGGAACAAATATTCAATTGGGTCTTCAACGGTAATAATATGACATCTCCTATCACTATTGACTTTATCAATTATTGCCGCAAGTGTAGTTGATTTTCCGCAACCGGTTGGACCGGTTAATAAAATTAAACCCTTGGGACGACTGGCAAGTTCCTGGACTACAGGTGGAATTCCAAGTTCTTTAAAACCCCGTATTTCAAATGGGATAGTCCTTATCGCCGCTGCAATACTACCTCTCTGCTGAAAACAATTACCCCTAAATCTTGATAAACCAGCAATACCGAACGAAAAGTCAAGTTCCCATTCCATTTCAAATTTTTTCTTCTGCTGGTCATTCAGCACACTGTAAACAAGTTGTTGAATCAACTCCGGGGTCATCACCTCGTAGTTAGTTGGTACAAGCTCACCATCAATTCTTAGCATTGGTGGGGCTCCAGTGGTTAAATGTAAATCAGTTGAATTTCGCTGTACCATTTCTTCTAATAATTGTTTCATTGTTACGGGCATCTTGCCTCCTTATCCTATTTTAATTTCTCCGCAGAAAGCGGAATAAAAAATATTATCATAATGATGCGGTCTCCCGCATTAACTCCTCAATTGTGGTGATGCCTTTTTTTACTTTTTCTATACCATCATCGCGGAGTGTTTTCATTCCTTCTTCTTTTGCCTGTTTTGCCACTTCATCACTTGAAGCACCTTTTAAAATCATCGCCCTGATAGTGGGTGAAATAGGCATCACCTCGTAAAGTCCAATCCTTCCTTTATAACCAGTTTGGCCACAATTTGAGCAACCTTTGCCTTTATATACAATACCATCAGGAAATGTATCAGGTGGTATATTTGCGTCTTCAAGCAATTTTGGACTTACTTTTATCGGTTCTTTGCAATTAGGACAGATTCTTCTGACCAGACGCTGTGCCTGAATCAATATCAAGGCACTGGCAACGAGATATGGAGGTATGCCCATATCCACCAACCGGTTTATTGTTGTTGGCGCATCATTTGTATGAATTGTAGAGAAAACGAGGTGTCCGGTCAATGCTGCACGAATACCAATCTCAGCCGTTTCAGTATCACGCATCTCACCGACAAGGATTATATTCGGTGCCTGACGTAAGAATGCTCTAAGCGCTGCAGCAAAGGTTAAGCCGATTTCCTCGTGAACCTGAATTTGATTGATGCCGTGAATATTGTACTCTATAGGATCTTCAATAGTCATAATCTGCCTGTCTGGTTTATTAAGTCGCTGAAGTGTGGAATAAAGTGTGGTAGTTTTACCACTTCCCGTAGGACCGGTAACAAGAATAATACCGTATGGACTTTCAATCGCCTTCAAGAATTTTTTCAGTGCCTCATCGCTGAATCCCAATTTTGTTAAATCAAGCATCAAGGCACTACGGTCCAGAATTCTCATAACAACCTTTTCACCATAAAGTGTCGGAATGACTGAAACCCGGAGGTCTATCATTTTATTGCCTACAAGAATATTAATTCTTCCATCCTGACATAATCTATGTTCTGCAATATCCATCTTTGCCATCAATTTTAACCTTGTAATTATACCTGCCTTCAGGTTATATGGTGGAGGTTGTTGTTCTCTTAAAACACCATCAATCCTGAAACGGATTCTTAATTGTTTTTCAAATGGTTCAATATGAATATCTGAAGCACCTTTATTCACTGCATCTGCGATATAAAAATTCACCAGCCTTACCACTGGCCCACCCTCAGCATCCGCTCTTAATTTTGCCTCTTCCACCTCTTCTTCCATACCTGTATCTAATAATTCCAAATCTTCAATACCCAGCTCTTTCGGACCCGCCTCTGTCTTTACTTCAGCCAAACTTGTATCCATTTTATAATATCTGCTTAATGCCTCCCTTATGCTTGTCTCGGAAGCAAGGACTGGATTTATTTCCATCCCCGTAATGAATCTCAAATCTTCAATTGCGCTAATATCAGTAGGGTCGACCATTGCAACAGTTAGAGTCCTTCCTTTTCGGTCAATAGGTATTACTTCATAATGATACGCCTTTTCAGCAGGAATTAATTTTAAAACAGTCTCTGATGGAATAATATAATCAAGGTCGGTCACTTCCATATGATATAGATTACTCAACTGTGCTAAAAGTT from candidate division WOR-3 bacterium encodes:
- a CDS encoding type II secretion system F family protein encodes the protein MPTFVWKGRTATGASASGELTAQSQADVVAALRQKKIIPTSIKIKEEKKGFALFGGRISKRALSVFTRQFATMLGAGLPLLNCLEILSKQTESAGLKRVLDEVRTDVEGGLSLADALRRQPKAFDNLYVNMVESGETGGALDTILQRLATYLEKTVALQRKIRGAMIYPAIISVVAVGAIAVLLIFVIPIFARMYEGVGRELPAMTQLVIRISNFMKVAALPLLIGLILLFTIIRRWHKTESGAKALDPLFLKTPVFGDLIKKQAIARFSRTLSTLLSSGVPIIDALEITAKSAGNWVIEDAILKARVSIKGGENIADPLSKTAVFPPMVTQMIAIGEASGGLDDMLSKVADFYDAEVDQAVENLTNALEPIIMVVLGGVVGFLVISMYLPIFQLASTITE
- a CDS encoding type IV pilus twitching motility protein PilT; the protein is MPVTMKQLLEEMVQRNSTDLHLTTGAPPMLRIDGELVPTNYEVMTPELIQQLVYSVLNDQQKKKFEMEWELDFSFGIAGLSRFRGNCFQQRGSIAAAIRTIPFEIRGFKELGIPPVVQELASRPKGLILLTGPTGCGKSTTLAAIIDKVNSDRRCHIITVEDPIEYLFRHKKAIVNQRQVGSDTKSFANALKYVLREDPDVVMVGEMRDLETIAITLTIAETGHLTLATLHTNSAAESIHRIIDIFPSHQQGQVRSQLAFVIEGVVTQQLLPKIGGGRVLAAEVMVATPAIRALIRDGKEHQIYSMIQSGQKYGMQTMNQALYNLYAKRLITLETAFDYSPNIEEFEHMVEQKSPVLG
- the pilB gene encoding type IV-A pilus assembly ATPase PilB — translated: MEERLGVYLVKNNLITEEQLRQAMQEKKETGQRLVSVLVRLGFIPENKLLAQLSNLYHMEVTDLDYIIPSETVLKLIPAEKAYHYEVIPIDRKGRTLTVAMVDPTDISAIEDLRFITGMEINPVLASETSIREALSRYYKMDTSLAEVKTEAGPKELGIEDLELLDTGMEEEVEEAKLRADAEGGPVVRLVNFYIADAVNKGASDIHIEPFEKQLRIRFRIDGVLREQQPPPYNLKAGIITRLKLMAKMDIAEHRLCQDGRINILVGNKMIDLRVSVIPTLYGEKVVMRILDRSALMLDLTKLGFSDEALKKFLKAIESPYGIILVTGPTGSGKTTTLYSTLQRLNKPDRQIMTIEDPIEYNIHGINQIQVHEEIGLTFAAALRAFLRQAPNIILVGEMRDTETAEIGIRAALTGHLVFSTIHTNDAPTTINRLVDMGIPPYLVASALILIQAQRLVRRICPNCKEPIKVSPKLLEDANIPPDTFPDGIVYKGKGCSNCGQTGYKGRIGLYEVMPISPTIRAMILKGASSDEVAKQAKEEGMKTLRDDGIEKVKKGITTIEELMRETASL